In Lepus europaeus isolate LE1 chromosome 22, mLepTim1.pri, whole genome shotgun sequence, the following are encoded in one genomic region:
- the WDR89 gene encoding WD repeat-containing protein 89 — protein MEKVEEQFANLHIVSRSSETQEPTYLLGVDTSKTVHAQEGSLVAVLCSSGSIRIYDKERLNVLREFSGYPGLLNGVKFANSRNSVYSSCTDGTVKCWDARSASEKPVQLFKGYPSNVFISFDISCDDHVICAGTEKVDDDALLVFWDARISSQDLSTTTDPLGAYSETHSDDITQVSFHPSNPHLVVSGSTDGLVNVFDISVDNEEDALVATCNSVSSVSSIGWSGRDYKQIYCMTHDEGFCWWDLNHLETDEPITRLSIQDVREVVNIKEGSLDYLIGGLYHEKMDRLFVIGGTNTGSIHLMSCTTSGLTHVTTLQGGHAATVRSFCWNVHDDSLLTGGEDAQLLLWKPAAVEKTLAKKDSLKIASSVHQRVRVHSNDSYKRRKKP, from the coding sequence ATGGAGAAGGTCGAGGAGCAGTTCGCCAATCTCCACATTGTTAGTCGTTCCTCAGAAACTCAGGAGCCCACCTACCTGCTTGGCGTGGACACATCGAAGACCGTCCATGCACAAGAGGGCAGCTTGGTTGCTGTTTTGTGTTCCAGTGGATCAATCAGAATATATGACAAAGAAAGGTTAAACGTACTACGAGAATTTAGTGGATATCCCGGACTTCTTAATGGAGTCAAATTTGCAAATTCCCGTAATAGTGTGTATTCATCGTGTACTGACGGCACCGTAAAATGTTGGGATGCTCGCTCAGCCAGTGAGAAACCTGTTCAACTGTTCAAGGGTTACCCTTCCAACGTTTTCATCAGTTTTGACATCAGCTGTGATGATCATGTCATTTGTGCTGGCACAGAGAAAGTCGATGATGATGCCTTGTTGGTCTTTTGGGATGCAAGGATTAGCTCTCAAGATTTGTCTACCACTACAGACCCACTGGGTGCATATTCAGAGACACACAGTGATGATATCACTCAGGTCTCCTTCCATCCCAGCAACCCCCACCTAGTAGTCTCAGGTTCAACTGATGGCCTGGTAAATGTATTTGATATCAGCGTTGATAATGAAGAGGATGCCCTGGTTGCAACCTGTAACTCAGTTTCATCAGTCAGCTCTATTGGTTGGTCTGGGAGAGATTACAAACAGATTTACTGCATGACACACGATGAAGGGTTTTGCTGGTGGGACCTCAATCATTTGGAGACTGATGAACCCATTACACGTTTGAGCATCCAGGATGTCAGAGAAGTCGTTAACATCAAAGAAGGTAGCTTGGACTATTTGATTGGTGGCCTCTATCATGAAAAGATGGACAGATTGTTTGTTATCGGAGGAACGAACACAGGCAGCATTCACTTGATGAGCTGCACCACGTCAGGACTGACGCACGTGACCACTCTCCAGGGAGGGCATGCGGCCACAGTCCGGTCTTTTTGCTGGAATGTGCATGATGACTCCTTGCTGACTGGGGGAGAAGATGCACAGTTGTTACTCTGGAAACCTGCCGCTGTAGAGAAGACCCTTGCGAAGAAAGACAGCCTGAAAATCGCGTCTTCTGTGCACCAGCGAGTGCGCGTTCACAGTAACGATTCTTACAAGAGAAGGAAAAAGCCGTGA